In a genomic window of Longimicrobiales bacterium:
- a CDS encoding CsbD family protein, producing the protein MADRNLHREGTKDRVEGTIEEQKGNLRGDLGDATDNTSEHLKGRAQQAKGKVQKKVGELKQEVSERDSKRDDRV; encoded by the coding sequence ATGGCCGATCGCAATCTACATCGCGAAGGAACCAAGGATCGTGTCGAGGGCACCATCGAAGAGCAGAAGGGCAACCTGCGCGGTGACCTCGGCGACGCGACCGACAATACCAGCGAGCACCTCAAGGGCCGCGCCCAGCAGGCGAAGGGCAAGGTGCAGAAGAAGGTCGGCGAGCTGAAGCAAGAGGTGAGCGAGCGCGATTCCAAGCGCGACGATCGCGTCTGA